The DNA window GCCGGGTACTCCTCCACAGGAAGGGTGTGGAGTGTGAACCGGGAGGAGCCGCAGACCACGGTCGCCCGTACACCGTCTGTGGAGATCTCCACCGGCCGGTTCGGCAGGGCGCGGCAGATGTCGGCGAGGAGCCGGCCGGAGACGAGAACGGTGCCGTCCTCCTCCACGTCCGCCTCGACCGAGACGCGGGCCGAGACCTCGTAGTCGAAGCCGGAGAGGCTCAGCGCGCCCTCCTCGGCCTTCAGAAGAAGGCCCGCGAGAACGGGGACCGGCGGACGGGCCGGAAGGCTGCGAGCCGTCCAGGCCACCGCCTCCGCGAGTACATCGCGCTCAACCCGGATCTTCACCGGAACCGCCTCCTGCTTGTTGCTGGCTCGCCCTGCTGGCCGTCGTGGTCTGGGGTCGTCTGGCTGTGTTGCCGGGGACCAGTCTGACGCACGGCACCGACAGTCGGTGCGGCTCGGGGTCAAGTCGTGGCGAGAGGCGTCGCCGGCTCCGGGGCCGAGTTGTGCACAGGGCCCTCTTCCAAGCGATTTCCGGGCTAACTCTTAGTGGGAGTAGTAGTAGGGCCTGTGGAAACGGTGGATAACCCCGTTTGCGCAGGTCAGCCCCACTTTTTTGTCCACCGCGCCTGTGGGCGGAGCCGGTGGACAACTCGGTGTTTCTGTGGACGCGCGAAAGTTACACACACGGGGTGCACAGGCAGGGGTGACTTCTCCCCAGCGCTGTCCCCAGCTTTACCCATGTTCCCCACAGCCCAACCAGCCTCCTTGGTGTGACCGCTTTCACTCGGGCCGGTGAGGGCGCGTGTTTCGTTGCCGAACAGTGGACAGAGGTGTGGATTAGCTGTGCACAAGACGGCCCAGCCTGTGGGCCGCCGGTGGACAACCAAGATCCGCCCCTGTGGACAAAATTTCCGTCCACAGCCTGTGGATGAAGGTTGACCACAAATCCACAACCACCTGACCTGGGGTGATGAAGTCTCAGGAACCGCACCTGTGGACCCAGTCTGGACAACTTCGCGGTCCCCAGGGTGTGGACGGAACATCCTGCCCTGTTCTGTGGAGAACAGGGCCCCGCGGGCACGTATTCGAACACCGCGAAGACACCTCGAGGACACCGCGCAGGCGCGGAACGGCGAAGGGCGCCCGGGAAGTACGTCCCTGGGCGCCCTTCGGAGCGTGATGTGGAGCCTGCCTGAAGCCGCTCCCGTGCCGTGTCAGCCGTTCTTGATGCGGTTCGTGAGCTCGGTGACCTGGTTGTAGATGGAGCGGCGCTCCGCCATCAGGGCACGGATCTTGCGGTCGGCGTGCATCACGGTCGTATGGTCGCGGCCGCCGAACTGAGCGCCGATCTTCGGCAGCGAGAGGTCCGTGAGCTCGCGGCACAGGTACATCGCGATCTGCCGGGCCGTCACGAGCACGCGACTGCGGGACGACCCGCAGAGGTCCTCCACCGTCAGCCCGAAGTAGTCCGCCGTCGCCGCCATGATGGCGCTCGCCGTGATCTCGGGAGACGCGTCCTCACCGCCGGGGATCAGGTCCTTGAGCACGATCTCGGTGAGGCCCAGATCGACCGGCTGCCGGTTGAGCGACGCGAACGCCGTCACCCGGATCAGCGCGCCCTCCAGCTCGCGGATGTTGCGCGAGATGCGGGACGCGATGAACTCCAGTACCTCCGGAGGGGCGTTGAGCTGCTCCTGGACCGCCTTCTTGCGGAGGATCGCGATACGCGTCTCCAGCTCCGGCGGCTGCACGTCGGTGGTCAGACCCCACTCGAACCGGTTGCGCAGCCGGTCCTCCAGGGTCACCAGCTGCTTGGGCGGGCGGTCCGAGGACAGCACGATCTGCTTGTTGGCGTTGTGGAGCGTATTGAAGGTGTGGAAGAACTCCTCCTGCGTCGACTCCTTGCTCGCCAGGAACTGGATGTCGTCGACGAGCAGGATGTCCACATCGCGGTAGCGCTTGCGGAACGCGTCGCCCTTGCCGTCGCGGATGGAGTTGATGAACTCGTTCGTGAACTCCTCGGAGCTCACATAGCGCACGCGCGTGCCGGGGTAGAGGCTCCGCGCGTAGTGCCCGATCGCGTGCAGCAGGTGCGTCTTGCCGAGCCCCGACTCCCCGTAGATGAAGAGCGGGTTGTACGCCTTCGCCGGCGCCTCGGCGACCGCTACGGCGGCCGCGTGCGCGAAGCGGTTGGACGAGCCGATCACGAAGGTGTCGAAGAGGTACTTCGGGTTCAGGCGCGCGTGCGGCTCGCCGGGGCCCGGGGCCGGGGCCTGCGCGGCCAGGGGGCCGGGGGCGCCACCGCCGCCGGACTGCATGGAGGAGCCGGGGCCGCCGCGGTGCGGGGCCTGCTGGTCCTGGTGGTCGCGGCGCTCGGGCCGCTCGTGACGCGGCGGCTGGTCGTAGTGGGGCTGCTCGTACTGCTGGTGTTCGGGTGCCTGCTGCCGGTAGTCGTGCTGCTGCGGGCGGGTGGCGTACGGGTCGCGCTCCTGGAATCCGCCGAGGCGGGGCTGCTGCCAGCCGTGGTTCTCCTGCTGGCGGGACCAGGAGCCCTGGTCGTGGCGGGGCTGGCGGTAGTCCGGGTACGCCGGCCTGGCGGTCGGAAGGTCGTCGGCCTGCGGGCGGTGCCCGTACGTGTCGTACGACTCGTGCTGGGGCTGCTGCTGCGGGGCCGGCTCGGCAGCCGAGTCGTCGACGGTGATCGCGA is part of the Streptomyces agglomeratus genome and encodes:
- the dnaA gene encoding chromosomal replication initiator protein DnaA codes for the protein MADVPADLAAVWPRVLEHLLGEGQQGIEPKDKQWIERCQPLALVADTALLAVPNEWGKRVLEGRLAPLISETLSRECGRPIRIAITVDDSAAEPAPQQQPQHESYDTYGHRPQADDLPTARPAYPDYRQPRHDQGSWSRQQENHGWQQPRLGGFQERDPYATRPQQHDYRQQAPEHQQYEQPHYDQPPRHERPERRDHQDQQAPHRGGPGSSMQSGGGGAPGPLAAQAPAPGPGEPHARLNPKYLFDTFVIGSSNRFAHAAAVAVAEAPAKAYNPLFIYGESGLGKTHLLHAIGHYARSLYPGTRVRYVSSEEFTNEFINSIRDGKGDAFRKRYRDVDILLVDDIQFLASKESTQEEFFHTFNTLHNANKQIVLSSDRPPKQLVTLEDRLRNRFEWGLTTDVQPPELETRIAILRKKAVQEQLNAPPEVLEFIASRISRNIRELEGALIRVTAFASLNRQPVDLGLTEIVLKDLIPGGEDASPEITASAIMAATADYFGLTVEDLCGSSRSRVLVTARQIAMYLCRELTDLSLPKIGAQFGGRDHTTVMHADRKIRALMAERRSIYNQVTELTNRIKNG